A genomic segment from Salvelinus alpinus chromosome 8, SLU_Salpinus.1, whole genome shotgun sequence encodes:
- the lrrc31 gene encoding leucine-rich repeat-containing protein 31 codes for MESSDVQRGRGRSPFDLIMNQIRRKRTTSDRKSTSGRFLSRQAESGGLPEDRETEEERGGAGVVPGPADLAESVCDMGWGRVCVFVKRLGKRADSRTLSLAHCDLTATDVLELATLLPSLSLLEEMDLSWNELIGGCLRSLTSHLQNVGGLRTLRLSCCRLTADDITALGEALKCVPVLEVLDLSWNAGIGGSTLQGIVGKLHPSLRELYLVACQLTETDATILGGIVSVLPRLCVLDASCNPLLAHTQTEAEDGSMSVTEPGKGGVWGLGGLVPSLSHTPSLTTLRLHDCGLTTQSLGLLGGSFHCLRSLCQLDLSCNKGVAGGLSLLSPHLALLSHLGGLDLHLCCLTHTDLQALIQALPSLTELTELDLSSNKEVGGVVSDLVSALPLSQIKLLPLNGCSLNQESLSTLALALPYLRCIDVSWSKMVGGRLALLLEALQPSVTQELRLSSCDLTTDDLLHLAVVCKRGVLSSLRVLDLSYNGGVGEEGWCGLLGEGGLGSLEELDLSLRPLTSKPSLLTSNPSPLTWLPTLLSAFPYLPALTRLSLQRWTLTAQEREQVNHALRKRKVLLELDPVLFASSANQEGLEEERYEE; via the exons ATGGAATCATCAG ACGTCCAGCGGGGGCGGGGACGATCGCCGTTTGACCTCATCATGAACCAGATCCGCAGGAAACGCACGACCTCAGACAGGAAGTCAACGTCCGGCCGCTTCCTGTCCCGCCAAGCGGAGAGTGGAGGGCTTCctgaggacagagagacggaggaggagaggggcggaGCAG GTGTTGTTCCTGGCCCAGCTGACCtagcagagagtgtgtgtgacatGGGCtggggtcgtgtgtgtgtgtttgtcaagaGGCTGGGGAAGAGAGCAGACAGCAGGACTCTGAGTCTGGCTCACTGTGACCTCACTGCTACTGATGTACTGGAACTGG ctacctTGCTCCCCTCGCTGTCTTTATTGGAGGAGATGGACCTGTCATGGAACGAGCTGATTGGAGGATGTTTGAGATCATTGACCTCTCACCTCCAGAACGTGGGTGGGCTCAGAACGCTCAGGCTCTCCTGCTGTAGGCTGACTGCTGATGACATCACTGCTCTGG gtgAGGCATTGAAGTGTGTTCCGGTGTTGGAGGTTCTGGACCTGTCCTGGAATGCTGGTATTGGTGGCTCAACTTTGCAGGGCATTGTGGGTAAACTCCACCCATCCCTTAGAGAGCTCTACTTGGTGGCCTGCCAGCTCACTGAAACTGACGCTACTATACTGG GTGGTATAGTGAGTGTTCTCCCCAGACTGTGTGTGTTGGATGCGTCTTGCAACCCTCTCCTggcccacacacagacagaagcaGAGGACG GCAGCATGTCAGTGACAGAGCCAGGGAAAGGCGGCGTGTGGGGTTTGGGGGGGTTAGTCCCTTCCCTGAGCCACACCCCCTCCCTTACAACCCTACGCCTACACGACTGTGGCCTGACCACACAATCCCTCGGCCTGTTGG gTGGTTCGTTCCACTGCCTCCGCTCCCTGTGTCAGTTGGACCTGTCCTGTAATAAGGGTGTGGCCGGGGGgctgtccctcctctcccctcacctggCTCTCCTCTCACATCTGGGCGGCCTGGACCTGCACCTCTgctgcctcacacacacagacctacaggccctca TCCAGGCGCTGCCCTCGCTCACTGAGCTGACGGAACTGGACCTGTCATCCAATAAGGAGGTTGGGGGTGTGGTCAGTGATCTAGTCTCCGCCCTCCCGCTGTCACAGATTAAACTCCTCCCACTCAACGGCTGCAGTCTGAACCAGGAATCACTCAGCACACTCG cTCTAGCTTTGCCGTACCTGCGGTGTATAGATGTGTCCTGGAGTAAGATGGTGGGCGGGCGTCTGGCACTGCTATTGGAAGCTCTGCAGCCGTCAGTCACCCAGGAGCTCCGCCTTAGCAGCTGTGACCTCACTACTGACGACCTGCTTCATCTGg CTGTGGTATGTAAGCGTGGCGTTCTGTCCTCTCTGCGTGTGTTGGACCTGTCCTATAACggaggggtgggggaggaggggtggtgtGGGTTGCTAGGAGAGGGGGGGCTGGGCTCACTGGAGGAGCTGGACCTTAGTCTGCGACCCCTGACCTCTAAGCCCTCactcctgacctctaacccctcacCCCTGACCTGGCTGCCAACCCTGCTCTCTGCTTTTCCTTATCTACCTGCGCTGACACGTCTCTCTCTTCAGCGATGGACTCTCACagcccag gAGCGGGAGCAGGTAAACCACGCCCTCAGGAAGAGGAAAGTACTATTAGAGTTGGACCCCGTCCTGTTTGCTTCGTCCGCCAAtcaggaggggctagaggaggaaCGCTATGAGGAGTAG